One Deltaproteobacteria bacterium DNA window includes the following coding sequences:
- a CDS encoding pyridoxine 5'-phosphate synthase, producing MVKLGVNIDHVATLRQARGTRYPDPVAAAALAEQGGADQITVHLREDRRHIQEVDVRLLRRSVQTELNLEMALTSEMIDLARSIQPNSVTLVPEKRAELTTEGGLDLGKVKKKLGQAIPLFKQSGIRVSLFINSEEKVVRLASELAADAIELHTGSYADAKDHGEQKAELEKLRVMAKLGRSLNLSVAAGHGLHYENVSAVVEIPEIEELNIGHSIVARAVFVGMEKAVREMKVLLS from the coding sequence ATGGTAAAATTGGGTGTTAACATTGATCACGTGGCGACATTGCGGCAGGCACGCGGGACCCGTTACCCCGATCCTGTAGCGGCCGCTGCGCTTGCCGAACAAGGTGGCGCCGATCAGATCACCGTCCATCTTCGCGAAGATCGTCGGCATATTCAGGAGGTGGATGTCCGTCTCTTGAGGCGATCCGTTCAGACGGAGTTGAATCTGGAAATGGCGCTGACATCGGAAATGATCGATCTGGCGCGTTCCATCCAACCGAACAGCGTGACACTGGTCCCCGAAAAAAGGGCAGAACTCACGACAGAGGGGGGATTGGATCTGGGTAAGGTAAAGAAAAAACTTGGGCAAGCGATCCCTTTATTCAAGCAGAGTGGAATTCGGGTAAGTCTTTTCATTAATTCGGAAGAAAAGGTGGTTCGATTGGCATCGGAACTTGCAGCCGATGCGATCGAACTTCATACCGGTTCCTATGCCGATGCGAAGGATCATGGGGAACAAAAGGCTGAGTTGGAGAAGCTGCGTGTTATGGCAAAATTAGGGAGGTCTTTGAACCTTTCGGTCGCTGCGGGGCATGGGCTTCATTACGAGAATGTCTCAGCTGTTGTTGAGATCCCCGAGATTGAGGAACTCAATATCGGGCATTCCATTGTTGCGAGGGCTGTTTTTGTCGGGATGGAGAAGGCGGTGAGGGAGATGAAGGTATTACTCTCATGA
- a CDS encoding NAD(P)H-hydrate dehydratase: protein MKLATSEEIKLIDKLAVEKFRISESELMNRAGTGAANVILKEYPSVRQIVVISGPGKNGGDGKVVAKRLEEKGILAHLLVTTDLIPHWKSLISEAELIVDALFGVGLSRNVQGIEREIIRLINASCKKVVSLDIPSGLSADTGRVCGEAIRAELTCTIGIPKVGLFIGEGPLLSGRLVTIDLGIPEAVYHEVKISGKLLHPKDFESQLAPRGNDTHKGTYGHLLLVGGSVNRLGAPLIAARAALRSGAGLVTVGLPERCYQKIPKGLLEVMYEPLSSNKVGRLNLSALKEIQTLTKDKECIAIGPGLGVTPDIRKIVEGLIKSGKAPLLLDADALNAIGKKIEILKKGRRVIVLTPHPGEMGRLIGKPASEVQQDRLRSARELARSARVYVVLKGFRTLIVTPEGDYFVNPTGNPGMATAGMGDVLTGMIGALMSISPNSILEAILAAVYLHGLAGDRLKKRLGDRGFLASDLIEEIPLAFRELVGS, encoded by the coding sequence ATGAAATTGGCAACGAGCGAAGAAATTAAACTCATCGACAAGTTGGCGGTCGAGAAATTCCGGATTTCCGAATCGGAGTTAATGAATCGGGCGGGAACGGGTGCTGCCAATGTTATTCTCAAGGAGTACCCTTCGGTTCGTCAGATCGTCGTTATCTCTGGGCCGGGGAAGAATGGGGGTGACGGCAAGGTTGTTGCGAAGAGGCTCGAGGAGAAGGGGATTCTCGCTCATCTCCTCGTCACGACCGATTTAATCCCCCACTGGAAATCGCTCATTTCTGAAGCTGAACTTATTGTGGATGCCCTGTTTGGGGTTGGACTTTCAAGAAATGTTCAGGGGATTGAGCGCGAGATAATCCGATTAATCAACGCGAGTTGCAAGAAGGTTGTCTCTCTGGATATCCCCTCAGGACTTTCTGCGGATACGGGGCGTGTCTGTGGAGAGGCGATTCGTGCCGAATTGACTTGCACGATCGGAATTCCAAAAGTGGGACTTTTTATCGGAGAGGGACCTCTGCTTTCGGGGCGTCTGGTCACGATCGATCTGGGAATTCCTGAGGCGGTCTACCATGAGGTCAAGATTTCAGGAAAATTGTTGCACCCGAAAGATTTCGAATCTCAGCTGGCGCCGCGTGGCAACGATACGCACAAAGGAACCTATGGTCATCTCTTGTTAGTGGGGGGGTCTGTCAATCGACTGGGGGCGCCCTTGATAGCAGCTCGAGCGGCGCTTCGTAGCGGTGCCGGTTTGGTCACCGTCGGTCTTCCGGAGCGTTGTTATCAGAAAATTCCAAAAGGATTGCTTGAGGTCATGTACGAACCGCTTTCCTCGAATAAGGTGGGGCGGCTTAACCTCTCCGCCTTGAAGGAGATTCAGACGCTTACCAAGGACAAGGAATGTATCGCAATCGGCCCTGGACTCGGGGTGACGCCCGATATTCGCAAGATTGTGGAAGGGCTTATCAAATCGGGAAAAGCGCCTCTGCTTCTGGATGCCGATGCCTTGAATGCGATCGGGAAAAAAATCGAGATTTTGAAAAAGGGACGTCGGGTGATCGTGTTGACGCCGCATCCGGGAGAGATGGGGCGGCTCATCGGAAAACCGGCCTCGGAGGTTCAGCAGGATCGTCTGCGGTCCGCACGCGAACTGGCGAGAAGCGCGCGTGTGTATGTTGTGCTCAAAGGATTCCGCACATTGATTGTGACACCGGAAGGGGATTATTTCGTTAATCCAACGGGAAATCCAGGAATGGCAACGGCCGGAATGGGGGATGTCCTGACCGGGATGATCGGGGCCTTGATGTCGATATCACCAAATTCTATTCTGGAAGCTATTTTGGCGGCGGTTTATCTGCATGGATTGGCAGGGGATCGTTTGAAAAAACGTTTGGGGGATCGGGGATTTTTGGCGTCAGATCTGATTGAGGAGATTCCGCTCGCGTTTCGTGAGTTGGTTGGTTCATGA
- the tsaE gene encoding tRNA (adenosine(37)-N6)-threonylcarbamoyltransferase complex ATPase subunit type 1 TsaE: MKYLSKSPEETRRIGAKFSRTLKSGSWVGLYGDLGAGKTTFVQGMALGIGINPRNYVSSPTFTMVNLYEGNGRTLVHVDLYRVKNAEEIETLGLNDYEDAVMVIEWAEKLKKPPEIQVRLKTVSEMEREVEVI, translated from the coding sequence ATGAAATATCTCTCAAAAAGTCCCGAAGAGACACGTCGAATCGGGGCGAAGTTTTCCCGAACGCTCAAGTCGGGAAGCTGGGTTGGTCTCTACGGAGACCTCGGCGCTGGGAAGACGACCTTTGTGCAGGGGATGGCACTGGGGATCGGGATTAATCCTCGAAATTATGTCTCGTCACCGACCTTCACGATGGTCAATCTCTACGAGGGTAACGGACGGACGCTCGTGCACGTTGATCTTTATCGCGTGAAAAATGCAGAAGAGATTGAAACCTTGGGGCTAAACGATTATGAAGATGCGGTGATGGTGATCGAGTGGGCTGAGAAATTGAAAAAGCCGCCGGAGATTCAGGTTCGATTGAAAACTGTTTCGGAAATGGAGCGTGAAGTTGAAGTCATTTGA
- the lpdA gene encoding dihydrolipoyl dehydrogenase: MKLKSFDLIVIGGGPGGYPAAIRAAQRGLKVALVEKNRLGGTCLQRGCIPSKGYIAAAEMIQMVARAERIGVHFSEPQIDYQKLVETKDQKVSKLTQGIGSLLKGNGVELIEGEASLESPTSVRVNDQVYQAKNILLATGSEPVKPSSFPFDGTAILTTDEIFALKERPKRLMVVGGGVIGCELACAYNLLGSEVTLVEFLPEILSTEGGLASRSLKSLFEKRGIKVLTGIKVEEMEKDDCVYSSLSNGEVEKADIVLVAIGRRVGEDKIGLGKLGVILEKGFIKVDSRMRTSVPSIYAVGDLTGKTMLAHGATAEGICAAENIAGHSMEIDYLSIPRIAYTIPEVASVGWNERQLKEGKRSYKTGRFSYLANGMAMLHEETEGFAEVYVSDDRKILGATAFGTQASTLIQEVAIIMKNKLSVDALVETIHAHPTITEIIHEAAEDSVGLAIHKAGRRSN, translated from the coding sequence GTGAAGTTGAAGTCATTTGATCTCATTGTAATCGGTGGAGGTCCCGGTGGATATCCTGCCGCGATCCGTGCCGCGCAGCGGGGGCTGAAGGTTGCGCTTGTCGAAAAAAATCGTCTCGGTGGAACCTGTCTGCAACGCGGTTGTATCCCATCGAAGGGGTATATTGCCGCCGCTGAGATGATTCAGATGGTGGCGCGCGCCGAGAGGATTGGCGTTCATTTCTCCGAACCTCAGATTGATTATCAAAAACTTGTTGAAACCAAGGATCAGAAGGTTTCGAAGCTCACACAGGGGATCGGTTCACTCCTGAAGGGAAACGGGGTCGAGCTCATTGAAGGTGAGGCCTCCCTCGAGTCTCCAACCTCCGTTCGGGTAAACGATCAAGTATATCAAGCCAAAAATATTCTGCTGGCGACAGGTTCTGAACCGGTAAAACCGTCCTCTTTTCCCTTCGACGGCACAGCGATTCTGACCACGGATGAGATCTTCGCCTTGAAAGAGAGACCCAAAAGGCTCATGGTTGTCGGTGGGGGTGTCATCGGTTGCGAACTCGCCTGTGCCTATAATCTTCTGGGTTCCGAGGTGACACTGGTCGAGTTTCTTCCTGAGATCCTCTCGACAGAGGGGGGGCTTGCCTCACGGAGTTTGAAGTCCCTTTTTGAGAAGAGGGGGATCAAGGTGCTGACAGGTATTAAAGTCGAGGAGATGGAGAAGGATGATTGTGTCTACAGTTCTCTCTCGAATGGAGAGGTGGAAAAGGCCGATATTGTGCTTGTCGCGATCGGTCGTCGTGTTGGTGAGGATAAAATTGGATTAGGAAAACTTGGTGTTATTCTCGAAAAAGGGTTTATCAAGGTCGACAGTCGGATGCGGACCTCCGTCCCATCAATTTACGCCGTTGGTGATTTAACCGGAAAAACGATGCTGGCCCATGGGGCAACGGCGGAGGGGATCTGTGCGGCGGAAAACATTGCGGGTCATTCGATGGAAATCGATTATCTCTCGATCCCTCGGATTGCCTACACGATTCCGGAGGTGGCCTCGGTCGGATGGAACGAGAGACAGCTCAAAGAGGGAAAGAGATCTTACAAGACAGGTCGATTCTCTTATCTCGCGAATGGAATGGCGATGCTTCATGAGGAGACGGAGGGATTTGCCGAGGTCTATGTCAGTGACGATCGAAAGATTCTTGGGGCGACCGCCTTCGGGACCCAGGCATCAACATTGATTCAAGAGGTCGCCATCATCATGAAAAATAAATTATCGGTCGATGCACTTGTCGAAACGATCCATGCCCACCCAACGATCACCGAAATTATCCACGAGGCTGCCGAAGACAGCGTCGGGCTTGCGATTCATAAGGCGGGACGGCGTTCTAACTGA
- a CDS encoding BNR-4 repeat-containing protein: protein MSVGSDQRVVFDDRGDAYTIFPTNRWGGSVWEVLLLHWLHDQDRWEVHALPSDLSYALLEHYDAYNDKSRPPVILANSYYNDGDAIVGHELFLIVPTRNSDGTLTLPAPVLLTDDAIHTYPGNGGSNLVITRGRYSYIVWAASQAVMSSGKSRVNGTPTYIIRYDHETRGLSEPVFLGLGGTAIDDHNTPAITIDRDGYLHVILGAHHQSFLYTKSLRPHSIDRGGWSTPSRIGGTTPGPEDPECISDTCDGYTYVSLIADQQNNLHLAARWAGSIGPVYSDGSTSHYSAQLVYLRKKSGEDWERRRSLVIPHHPTYSHWYQRIDSDRTGRLFLYYSYYADRLYSEEVEAYQAKWPEEAPLRYHANQSSTSCAANSPCYTTGPTSMYTMPLSERCECSYYRSVKEHDPVLLISDDGGDSWRIAVTNDFLIPDPLPSVGGRTVIPAGSIQRASKVPKEPRLKNLPRSKRGQKSGGP from the coding sequence ATGAGTGTTGGGTCTGACCAAAGGGTTGTTTTTGATGATCGGGGTGATGCCTATACGATTTTTCCAACAAATCGTTGGGGAGGAAGTGTATGGGAGGTCTTACTCTTGCATTGGCTCCACGATCAAGACCGATGGGAAGTACATGCGTTACCGTCTGATCTTTCGTACGCCCTCCTGGAACATTATGATGCGTACAATGACAAGAGTCGGCCACCCGTGATTCTGGCGAACTCTTACTACAATGATGGCGATGCGATAGTTGGACACGAACTCTTTCTGATTGTTCCGACGAGAAATTCGGATGGGACACTGACGCTCCCGGCTCCCGTTCTACTGACAGACGATGCCATCCATACTTACCCTGGCAACGGGGGTTCAAACCTGGTCATAACCCGGGGGCGCTATTCATACATTGTCTGGGCAGCGTCTCAAGCCGTTATGAGCAGTGGAAAGTCCAGGGTCAATGGCACGCCGACCTACATTATTCGATATGACCACGAGACTCGAGGGCTCAGTGAGCCGGTATTCTTGGGCCTCGGTGGTACGGCGATAGATGATCATAATACCCCTGCCATTACGATCGATCGTGACGGATATCTGCATGTCATTCTGGGGGCCCACCACCAAAGCTTTCTTTATACAAAGTCGCTACGTCCCCACAGCATTGACCGTGGTGGATGGTCAACTCCGAGTCGTATTGGTGGGACTACTCCGGGACCAGAAGATCCCGAGTGTATCAGCGATACTTGTGATGGGTATACCTATGTGAGTCTCATTGCTGATCAGCAAAATAACTTACATCTTGCCGCACGGTGGGCAGGAAGTATCGGTCCTGTTTACAGTGATGGTTCCACTTCTCATTACAGTGCTCAGCTTGTCTATCTGCGTAAAAAATCAGGCGAGGATTGGGAACGACGAAGATCTCTTGTCATACCTCATCATCCTACTTACAGCCATTGGTATCAAAGGATCGATAGCGATCGTACCGGTCGCCTCTTTCTTTATTACAGTTACTATGCCGACCGCCTGTATTCCGAGGAAGTGGAGGCGTATCAGGCGAAATGGCCAGAAGAAGCCCCCTTAAGATATCATGCCAATCAAAGCAGCACCTCCTGCGCAGCAAACTCACCCTGTTATACAACCGGACCAACCTCAATGTATACGATGCCACTATCAGAACGCTGCGAGTGTTCTTATTATCGTTCGGTCAAAGAACACGATCCCGTGCTTTTAATCTCCGATGATGGAGGGGACAGCTGGAGGATTGCCGTCACCAATGATTTCTTAATTCCTGACCCTTTGCCCTCGGTGGGGGGTCGAACAGTAATACCTGCGGGTTCCATCCAGAGGGCATCAAAAGTACCAAAGGAGCCACGTCTTAAAAACCTTCCCAGGTCAAAAAGAGGGCAGAAAAGTGGGGGACCTTAA
- a CDS encoding type II toxin-antitoxin system VapC family toxin has translation MFGEELCLDANIFIAALSSSEEHHKICHDVLKKVQEEQVLLYEPGLVLYEVVSALHKKTMKGEMTSEEVEVLIDHLFKLPLLFQWKSNLIKETQQVATKLDSTKVYDSSYLALARVRDIPLITLDEGLRKKGRKIFRKILLPTELFH, from the coding sequence ATGTTTGGAGAAGAACTTTGCCTGGATGCGAATATCTTTATTGCAGCCCTTTCCTCAAGCGAAGAGCACCACAAGATTTGCCACGATGTTTTAAAGAAGGTCCAGGAGGAGCAAGTTCTCCTCTATGAACCAGGCCTTGTTCTCTATGAAGTCGTCTCGGCGCTGCATAAAAAAACAATGAAGGGTGAAATGACCTCGGAAGAGGTAGAGGTGTTGATCGACCACCTCTTTAAACTACCCCTCTTATTCCAATGGAAATCGAATCTCATAAAAGAAACTCAGCAGGTCGCCACGAAACTTGACTCGACCAAGGTGTACGACAGCTCCTATCTCGCCTTGGCTCGGGTACGCGACATTCCTCTCATTACACTCGATGAAGGGCTCCGCAAAAAAGGACGAAAGATTTTTCGAAAGATCCTCCTGCCGACGGAGTTATTTCATTAA
- a CDS encoding type II toxin-antitoxin system Phd/YefM family antitoxin yields MHLPKKSAPATEIKNRFGDYLKKVTHQREPLTIEKNGRPVAVLVDSEQWIRLREAEEETKPPHPWVVELDRLLDRIKKNHPDAKPFSAVELVRQIRDEEG; encoded by the coding sequence ATGCATCTCCCCAAAAAATCAGCACCAGCAACGGAAATCAAGAATCGCTTTGGAGACTATCTCAAAAAAGTAACCCACCAGAGGGAACCGCTTACCATTGAAAAAAATGGCAGGCCTGTCGCTGTTCTTGTTGATTCAGAACAATGGATACGACTCCGGGAGGCTGAGGAAGAAACAAAACCTCCCCACCCTTGGGTTGTCGAACTTGATAGGCTGCTTGATCGCATCAAAAAAAATCACCCGGACGCAAAACCATTCTCCGCTGTTGAACTGGTTCGACAAATCCGAGACGAAGAGGGATAA
- a CDS encoding enoyl-CoA hydratase/isomerase family protein — translation MSILLSERKGAVLSLTLNRPEKANALSIESIEALRLAFQSAEKAADLKVVTLKGAGGNFCSGADTDEFKKGDEGRRRAVQGYCEMVQSIQQFSKPFLVGVEGGAVGGGLGLVALADLVIASEKAHFRTPELKLGLFPFIISPLLVPVIGKRHFFEMVYTGRPVDPIQGREWGLVNEVVTSEKIDARLFSLADLIAKAPLETLQRGKRAVMREGASLQQLGEELLSLMK, via the coding sequence ATGTCCATTCTTCTCTCAGAACGAAAAGGGGCGGTCCTTTCGCTGACCCTCAATCGCCCTGAAAAAGCGAATGCCCTTTCGATAGAGTCAATTGAGGCGCTTCGTCTTGCCTTTCAATCAGCGGAAAAAGCAGCGGATCTCAAGGTCGTCACCCTGAAGGGGGCGGGAGGGAATTTTTGTTCCGGGGCAGACACCGATGAATTCAAGAAGGGAGATGAGGGACGTCGACGGGCGGTTCAGGGATATTGTGAAATGGTTCAGTCGATCCAGCAGTTTTCAAAACCGTTTCTTGTCGGCGTTGAGGGAGGGGCGGTCGGTGGAGGGCTCGGGCTGGTCGCCCTCGCCGATCTCGTGATCGCCTCCGAGAAGGCGCATTTCAGGACGCCTGAGTTGAAACTCGGCCTTTTCCCTTTTATTATCTCTCCGCTCCTCGTGCCGGTAATCGGCAAGAGGCACTTTTTTGAAATGGTCTACACCGGAAGGCCTGTCGATCCGATTCAGGGACGCGAGTGGGGTCTCGTCAATGAAGTTGTCACATCGGAAAAAATTGACGCTCGCCTCTTTTCCCTGGCGGACCTGATTGCGAAGGCCCCGTTGGAAACCCTCCAGCGAGGGAAACGTGCCGTGATGAGAGAAGGGGCTTCATTGCAGCAACTGGGCGAGGAACTCTTGTCTCTCATGAAATAG
- a CDS encoding 3-keto-5-aminohexanoate cleavage protein produces the protein MSPKVIITCALTGVLAKKEQCPAIPYSPVEIAEEAKRAYDAGAAVVHIHARTVQGAACWESAVFGEIKAEIQKRCPVILNFSSGGIGVPIQERTLHIVEHRPAIAALNMGSMNYAIYSPKAKKFYHDHVFENPFRDIEYCLRQIVEAGAKPELECFDTGHITNAEPFIDMGLLKTPAHFSLILGVLGGISTRPGNLAHMVANLPSGSHWEVIGIGRDQWRLVREALQLEGDIRVGLEDNFYLPQGEMAKSNGDLVMAATRMIRETGKEVATVQEAKEIMGLA, from the coding sequence ATGAGTCCTAAGGTCATCATTACCTGCGCCCTGACCGGTGTGCTGGCCAAAAAGGAACAGTGCCCGGCGATTCCCTATTCACCTGTTGAGATTGCCGAAGAGGCAAAGAGGGCCTATGACGCCGGCGCGGCAGTCGTTCACATCCATGCACGAACCGTCCAAGGGGCCGCCTGCTGGGAATCAGCGGTCTTCGGAGAGATCAAGGCCGAGATTCAAAAACGTTGTCCCGTGATCCTGAATTTCTCGAGCGGCGGAATCGGCGTGCCGATCCAGGAGAGAACGCTTCATATTGTGGAACACCGGCCGGCGATTGCCGCCCTCAATATGGGCTCGATGAACTACGCGATCTACAGCCCGAAGGCGAAAAAATTTTATCACGATCATGTCTTCGAGAATCCGTTTCGGGATATTGAGTATTGTCTCCGGCAGATTGTCGAGGCCGGTGCAAAACCGGAGCTTGAATGTTTCGATACCGGTCATATCACGAATGCCGAACCGTTCATTGATATGGGATTGCTGAAGACCCCCGCCCATTTTTCACTGATCCTCGGTGTCCTGGGCGGCATCTCAACCCGCCCCGGGAATCTGGCACACATGGTGGCGAACCTGCCGAGCGGTTCGCATTGGGAGGTGATCGGGATCGGACGGGACCAATGGCGACTCGTTCGCGAGGCGCTGCAACTGGAGGGGGATATTCGCGTGGGACTCGAGGACAACTTCTACCTGCCGCAGGGTGAGATGGCAAAATCGAATGGAGATCTTGTCATGGCGGCAACTCGGATGATCCGGGAGACGGGAAAAGAGGTCGCGACAGTTCAGGAGGCGAAAGAAATCATGGGGCTTGCCTAA
- a CDS encoding acyl-CoA carboxylase subunit beta has translation MGGPDEVQRQHQAGKLTARERIDLLFDKGTFVEIGILGHQQSTHPDMQGRYTPADGCVTGTGKIRGRMAACAAYDFTVMAGSIGEVQERKVERLREVSLRERIPMIWLLDSAGARIQELAGSQFAGSGKLFYDQVKMSGVVPQIAAMMGPCAAGTAYIPALSDFVPMVKGTSSMALAGPPLVKAVIGEEISMEELGGSRIHCEVSGVGDLETPDDRTCLEVIKEYLSYFPSHSGEKPLRYAPSGGLDFEETPDDHVDDSILSVLPDNPKKPYDMHEVITRLVDHGRFLELKPAFAKNILVGFGRTCGWPLGIVANQPAMLSGVIDVDAADKASRFINLCDAFNIPLLFLQDVPGFMVGSKVERQGIIRHGAKMLYAVSRASVPKLTVVIRKAYGAGYYVMCGRGYEPDGLVAWPSAEISLMGAEGAVNIIFRKEIESSKDPEKTRAELVERYQKEISLEKAARGAYIDDIIDPRETKRWIIRTLELVQNKEIHWPKKRHGVAPV, from the coding sequence ATGGGCGGACCTGACGAGGTCCAACGCCAGCATCAGGCGGGGAAGCTGACCGCACGCGAGCGAATCGACCTGTTGTTTGACAAGGGGACATTTGTCGAAATCGGAATCCTCGGTCACCAGCAATCGACTCATCCCGATATGCAGGGTCGTTATACGCCAGCCGATGGCTGTGTGACCGGTACGGGAAAAATCCGCGGCCGCATGGCGGCCTGTGCCGCCTATGATTTTACCGTGATGGCCGGCTCTATTGGCGAGGTTCAGGAGAGAAAAGTCGAACGGCTGCGTGAGGTCTCCCTGCGGGAAAGAATTCCGATGATCTGGCTGCTTGATTCTGCCGGCGCCCGAATCCAGGAACTGGCGGGGTCGCAGTTTGCCGGAAGCGGGAAACTCTTTTACGACCAGGTAAAAATGAGCGGGGTTGTTCCTCAGATCGCCGCGATGATGGGGCCCTGCGCGGCCGGAACCGCCTATATCCCGGCCCTCTCCGACTTCGTGCCGATGGTCAAAGGGACAAGTTCGATGGCGCTTGCGGGACCACCCTTGGTGAAGGCGGTGATCGGCGAGGAGATCAGTATGGAGGAGTTGGGGGGATCGCGAATCCATTGTGAGGTAAGTGGCGTCGGAGACCTCGAAACGCCGGACGACCGTACCTGTCTTGAGGTGATTAAAGAATACTTGAGCTACTTTCCTTCCCATTCCGGTGAAAAGCCTTTGCGATACGCCCCCAGTGGAGGACTTGATTTCGAAGAGACCCCTGACGATCATGTTGATGATTCAATTCTCAGCGTCCTGCCCGATAATCCAAAGAAGCCGTACGACATGCATGAGGTGATCACGCGATTGGTTGACCATGGTCGTTTCCTCGAGCTCAAACCGGCCTTTGCCAAAAACATACTTGTCGGATTTGGCAGAACCTGCGGGTGGCCCCTGGGAATTGTGGCGAATCAACCCGCGATGCTCAGTGGCGTGATTGATGTCGATGCGGCCGACAAGGCGTCCCGCTTCATCAACCTCTGCGATGCCTTTAATATCCCCCTCCTCTTCTTGCAGGATGTCCCCGGCTTTATGGTCGGATCGAAGGTGGAGAGGCAGGGGATCATCAGGCACGGGGCGAAGATGCTCTACGCCGTTTCACGCGCCTCGGTCCCGAAACTGACCGTGGTGATTCGAAAGGCGTATGGCGCCGGCTACTACGTCATGTGCGGCCGTGGTTACGAACCTGACGGTCTCGTCGCCTGGCCCTCCGCCGAGATTTCACTGATGGGGGCTGAGGGGGCGGTCAATATTATCTTTCGGAAGGAGATTGAATCTTCGAAGGACCCCGAAAAGACCCGCGCGGAGCTGGTGGAGAGATATCAAAAGGAGATCAGCCTCGAAAAGGCGGCCCGCGGGGCTTATATTGATGACATCATCGACCCGCGAGAGACGAAACGCTGGATCATCCGAACCCTTGAGCTTGTTCAAAACAAAGAGATCCATTGGCCGAAAAAGAGGCACGGGGTCGCTCCGGTATGA
- a CDS encoding acyl-CoA dehydrogenase family protein, with protein sequence MGLSSPFTAEHELFRKTVRDFAERELLPHKEEWEKARGFPREIYQRAGRLGLFGICYPEKVGGSGGNYWFKVIFCEEMIRCRMAGLVMDFLVQADIATPVIDALGTEEQKKEFLVPAIQGEKIGALGITEPGCGSDVAAIKTTARREGDDYVINGAKMFCTNGGRGNFITLAVRTGEMGHRGISLVTFPTDTKGFMVGKKLEKLGNHTSDTALLFFENCRIPRRYLLGEENKGFVYIMKNFQGERLVAALMAVAGAELALDDAIRYTKERQVFGNRILDFQVWQHTFATLATEIEAARRLTYHAVALFDAKAECVKEISMAKLFAGDLAQKAAYECLQAHGGYGYMEEYDCARFARDIRLITIGGGTSEIMKEIIAKKMGWA encoded by the coding sequence GTGGGGCTTTCTTCTCCCTTCACTGCCGAGCATGAACTCTTTCGAAAGACGGTGCGGGACTTTGCCGAAAGGGAGCTCCTTCCACACAAAGAGGAATGGGAAAAGGCGCGTGGCTTTCCCCGGGAGATCTACCAGCGGGCGGGCAGGCTCGGCCTCTTCGGTATTTGTTACCCGGAAAAGGTCGGGGGGAGTGGAGGAAACTACTGGTTCAAGGTCATCTTCTGCGAGGAGATGATCCGCTGCCGGATGGCCGGGCTGGTGATGGATTTTCTCGTCCAGGCCGATATCGCAACGCCGGTCATCGACGCCCTCGGTACCGAGGAGCAGAAGAAAGAGTTTTTGGTCCCTGCGATTCAGGGTGAAAAAATCGGAGCATTGGGGATTACGGAACCGGGTTGTGGATCGGATGTCGCCGCCATCAAGACAACCGCCCGTCGTGAAGGGGACGATTATGTTATCAATGGTGCCAAGATGTTTTGCACAAACGGCGGACGCGGAAATTTTATCACATTGGCGGTCCGGACAGGGGAGATGGGGCATCGAGGTATCAGCCTTGTCACGTTTCCGACCGACACAAAAGGTTTTATGGTAGGCAAGAAGTTGGAGAAATTGGGAAATCACACCTCAGATACGGCGCTCCTCTTCTTCGAGAATTGTCGAATCCCCCGTCGTTATCTCCTCGGCGAGGAAAACAAGGGTTTTGTCTACATCATGAAAAATTTCCAGGGAGAGCGATTGGTGGCGGCCCTGATGGCGGTGGCAGGTGCGGAGCTCGCCCTGGACGATGCGATCCGTTACACAAAGGAACGCCAGGTCTTTGGAAACCGGATTCTTGATTTTCAGGTCTGGCAACACACGTTCGCGACTCTCGCCACCGAGATCGAGGCGGCCCGTCGGTTGACGTACCATGCCGTCGCCCTTTTTGATGCAAAGGCGGAATGTGTGAAGGAGATCTCGATGGCCAAACTCTTCGCAGGCGATCTGGCCCAGAAGGCCGCATATGAATGCCTTCAGGCCCATGGGGGATACGGTTATATGGAGGAATATGATTGCGCACGATTTGCCAGGGATATCCGTCTGATTACCATAGGAGGGGGGACGTCGGAGATTATGAAAGAAATCATCGCCAAAAAAATGGGGTGGGCCTAA